The stretch of DNA TGGAGTCCTCTCTGCCCGGTGGCTCGGTTGATGGAATTGAAAAACTTGCTCCTGCACATGTGTATAAAATATCTCAAAGCAAGACTATTACATTGCCTAAAAGCATAAAACGCAACTGTGGTAAAAACTGGTATAAACGCGGtgattaattatatttttcaacATGAATGTGTCTTCAGAGAGATAAAACAAAGTAACAGCTGCAGGCAGGTTTGAACAGAGCTATTATGTGTCTGGCCTTGGTGCAAAATTACGCTcaagagaagggggggggggggctttcaaGGCTGAACAGCAGGTAATCACACAGATGCCAGGGAATTAATATCTCAAAATTCAAGTAGGTCGAGTGATaagatgaaaagatgaaagcaGAATCCAATCTTCTCCTCAGTTTCCTCCCTCTGGCTCCAGCCTCGGGCCCAGATTTGGAgaatcctcctcctcatcctggTCCTTTTTCTGATAAATCTCATTGTCCACCAGAGGATGGCTCGGAGGCCTGACAGGAAGCGGAGGAGCTTGTCCAGACGAGTACCGAAACGGGTGGTAAACGCCTGTCTCCATGTCGCTGGCACCAGAATCTCTGGAGACCAGGGGcttttgtgagtctgtgtgtcctCTGCAGGGCTGGTCGGATTCTCCATATACGCCAATCTCCTTACCTTTCCTTAGCAGGTGTGTGTAAACAAGAGTGTCTTCGATGGTGGTGTACACATGGGACTCATTGTCTTCACGTGTCTTAGGGAAGTTTGTCTGTCCTGGCAAAAAGATGGTGCCATTCGGGTTGTATATTGATACTTGATGACttagctttttcttcttcttcctgtttagCAGGGATGACAAGAAAATGAGTGTCTTACAGTTACATTCAGTATCTTTTGTATCTATCAGTTGTCTCATTGAAAGAGGTGAAATGTTGTAATCAAGACATAGAACTTGTGAGAGCTCCACTAAAAGAACACCTTACCCCAGGACAAAAAAAGATCATGCTTATCAAGTGTATGTAATAAAAGAATAGAAGACATGTAAATGCACTCACCTAATCACCACACAGACGACCACCAGCACAATGACAAAAACGACCAACAGAGCAGCCACCACGCTCAGAATGATAGCCAGCAACAGGTCTAAATgtaggaaaaaacaacaacaatcatcTTTCTTTAATATGTTCTGCTGTGTGCCAAGTGAATTGAATGAGTACATTATTGTATTGGAAGTGTCACGCTGCAGGGAGAGgcagactgccccccccccctcactctcCAGGTGCTTACTGGGGTACGAAGTGACCAATCCCCTGCCTGAGGTGTCCTTATGGGGGGAGCCTAAATGAGGAGcagtctctctctttgctgAGCTGAACAGGGCTGCCTGAGCTGTGTGCTTTTTAATAAACACCGGATTAGAGGtatgtggtggtgggggggggttcaacATCACAGCTTAGTTTGGTATAAACACACCAGGTTAGTGGTGGGTGCCAACCCCTTGCATTTCTGTAaggctcttttcttttcaaccaGATAGCcaggttttcattttatgtgttttgagTTCCagacgtttttgttttttttttattattattgatttaatttctttggCACACAACCTTTGCTCTGTCCTGCACTCCCACATTTGAGCCCTTTTGTTAAAGCTTTCAGTCTATGTTTAAATAAAGGTAATCTCCTGCCAGTTGACTCATCTTTAACTCTTGATTTGTCCTGGTACTGTTCCTCATCACCCCAGGCACCAACTGAGGGATGTAACAGTAAACGTATatttgaaaatttgaatttagaGTGTCAACAACTCCACATCAAGCGTTACATGTTTAGTCTTGACATGGTGAATCTATCGATCACTCCTCTCTGGTCATTTCCCTCCCTGGGTGCCACCACTTCCTTAATCATAAACTATATACgtttctctcttcctttgttCAATGTGATCTGATCAATGTGCGTCGTGCgaggcagcagcactaaccgctatgccgccatgctgcccttaTACACTTCAGTGCACTCAAACTGAGCAGTGGAGTAAAAATTTAATACCCATGCTCCACATGTCATACATAAGGAAGGCCAGCTTTACCTAAATTGTTACAATTTGCGCAAACTGATATAGAAGTAACTCCTGAAATCTTACTCTCACTCTCCCGCAGGGTGACCTTGGTGATGACGCTGAAGTCTCCTTTCTCAGCCATACAGTTGGACATGTTGAGGTAGAACGTCCCAGGGACGACGATCTCACTCTCTGCCTCTTCATCCTCCCTCCGGCTGTAATGTTCCTCCAGGCAGCTCAGTCTTCGTACTCTGATGTTGGTGTGGCGGTTGCTGCACTTGGGCTGGCTGAGGTTGGCAAACATCACGTGCGCCTCCATTTCTTCGGGGACGGAGACAATCCAGGAGACGGTGGCGTAAGGCTTCATTCCTTTCGGCCAACCAGGAGTGGCCAAAAGGACAGGTGTGTCTTTCTTTGAAGATACGGTGAATATGTATCTTTCTGGATGAGttagagagagaagagaatcagataacactgaaaaacatttgattatCTTCATTCAGCTGAGGCAGCCAGTTACCTGATATCTCCTCTTTAAAACAGGCATCCAGCACATTTTTGTAAGATGTCTTCAGCGCTTTACTCCCCATGGTGGACAAAGTGACAGTCATGTTGGTGTGGATTTGGATCTTCTGTATGGCTCCATGGGGGCAGAAGTGTCCAATGGTattttcctcatcttcatccactttaaTACTAATGCTGTCATTGCATGGCTGTCCAGGTAGGGACTGTTTGAGAGGTCCGGTGGGTGAGGTCAGCTCCACGGTGCCGTGCGTGGGAGGACGGAGATCCCAGGTGATGCTGCTCAGAGAGGCAGGGAGGCAGGAAGGCAACGCAGGTAAGGTGAGACGAACTGGAGCCTTTGGGCAGTCTCTGAGGCGCCTACAAGCTGACATGGAAGTGGCAAACATTTAAAGGAAGAAGAGTTCAGAAAAGATACAGAAGttctgccttaaaaaaaacaaaaaacatttcacttagGGTAAAAACCTAATGTAGATAATAGTTCAAGTCTATGTAAATGCTGTCAGTCATCAAGTAAAGCCTGGAGTCAGTCTGGAGTAAAGTCACtgttaaaaatacaacttttccTATTGATCCCAGTATGGATAGTAACAACAGAGTCATGGCTTTTTTTCCATGCCCCGGGAATccccaacacaaacatttaccaATTACTCTCCTGGCCGTGACTCGTATGTCTTCAGAATGGCAGTCCAGGAAAGACAGTTCACTGCTTGAGGTGACTTCAATCTTTTCCTTTGTCACCGAGTTCATTTTCATCTCGCAGTCCGAGTCTGGTCTCAGCTTTTCAATGTAAATTGCAAAATCTTCCACTTGGCCCAGGTCCACTTTACACAACTCTGAGAGACACAGTACAGCAAAAAGAACACAATTattctgcttctcttcctgaCTCAGATACACAATGTGTGCCTCACTGACTGACTCATCTCATGAGCAATTCCAACAGTGATTTTACTGATAGTGCTTAATGTAATTTCCAGATTACTGGTTCTGCCAAACTGTCAGTGATGACTCAGAGATGAGGCAATTTCAGATCTCCCCAAATCTAAGTCCTGAGGATACAGATGAAGATCACAAGGTCACTCTCCATGTCACTGTTATTCATCTCaaaaattggcaaaaaaaaaaaaatctgtcacaaCTCCACAACTGCAGCCATGTTGTAACAGGGTaagacaacagagagagaaaaaacgCAAAAGATTTGTACTCATGGCTATTGTGACATGGAGGGGAGACATCATCTTAGTTTATTAGTTCCTGAACAGTAAGACCTCCAGTTACACTTAATACTTCTGCAAGTTGATACCTGAAAACAAAAGTACGTTTacatataaaatgataaatcagTTTATCAAAAAACTATTAATTTGTTCTGATTCTGACATTACAACTCCCAATAACTGGACATTAACAGTTTCCATCTTCAGCACAGTGCTTCTATGTCTGCTGTTTGGGGCTGAGCAGGCAGTGTACAGAGTTTTATTCGCTTCCATACGTTCTTTGCAATAAGGTAAGAGATATTCTACCTCAGGCTGAGGAATTATCTGTTAATTCTCTAGGTTTTTCACGGTTTTGCACAAGCAGCAACTCTGACATTGCACACCCCGGTTGTTTAAGTTACACTTTGGATTGTATCAACGTTCAAACACAtccacatcaaaacaaaaccaacgCGTCACTGCAGGCGGTGCAGGTTTTTGAGTGGTTAGTGCGCATGCCATGTTAGTGCAGCATCATAGGTTCGATTCTTGCTTTGGACATATGCTGTAGGccgtttcctgtttcctgtcaacCTCTCTGCGACttactaattaaaaataaaggcaaaaaaaaaaaagaaaaaaaaaaaaaagaagaagctctAACTTTATCTCTAATAACTCCAATTCAATTAAACGGCCTTATTTcattaatgtttgtttgagatattttcaatttaaaaaccaaatacCATACCTTCAAAAGTTTATAGCTAAAGTTCAAATCATACCCAAATTGTAGATGTGTTACAAACCTGGTGAACTTGGATTTGAACTAGACACCCTGATGCTGAGGGAGAGTCCAGGAGAGCCAGCCCGGCTTCTATCCATCTCACAGTTCCTCAGAATCATCGTAAAGTTCCCCCTTTTGCGAAGTGGTTgttcctcctgcagctgcagcaccgATGCCCATTTCCATTTGCCCTCCATTTGGTACTCCATGGCTGCCTCCTTCTTCTGGCAACTTGGCTGTGTGAGGTTTAGAAACTGAATGTCTGTCTTGTGTTCGTTCGGGACCTCAAAGTGCCACTCCATCACATCGTCGTCGGGAAAGCTGTCCGGGTAGTTTGGAGAGAGCAGGTCTGCATACGAACTCCCTTTTGGTAATTTCAGCGAAACTTTGGCAAGGGCTAGGAaacaagtaaatgaaaatgtcagagtgattttgaaagacaaaaaaaaaaaatttcagacATGAAATTTAAATCAACTCACACTTGATTTCCTCCCCGGCAGACACATCAAACATGCCGTTTTGCAGCTGCTGCCCTGCTGGGATGTCCAGAGAAAAGCTTCCCAGCTTCAGTAGCTGAGCGCTGATGACAGGGCCCCCTGTGCAGTACTTCCCCACAGTCACAATCCCCGTGGTCTGTATGGCCCAGAGGGTGTAGCTGTGTCTGTCTGGACATCTCTCAGATGGATCAATTTGTCTCAGACCCGTCTTGGAGAAATCTATCTTGACCGCGTTAGCTGCCGAGGCCTTCAGGTTCCAGGTGAACTTGCGGTTAAAACTCATCAAAGGAAGTGAACCGTACTCAGCCTGGATGATGTGACCATTGCATGAACTTGCAGTACATTCTGAGGGAAgacatttatttgaatatgacaACAAATACATCAATCATGTTACTTTTAGGACCACCTTCTGTATTCACTCAGGGAGACTGCCACACTTTTACCTATACTCCTGTTAATTTCAACTGTGAAGACATCTTGCGGTTTGGAGCACTGAAAATCCAGTGAGACAGAAGTGTCGCCTTTTAACAACAGAGATGTATCACACTCATTCCCCGAGCACACTTTGCAACCTCTGCCTTGAGTGTCGCTGATGGAGAAGGTCGTGCCTCTGTCAGGCTTCACGGTCAGCTTTTGGGCCTCTGCTTAAAAGACAAAGAATGAACAAATCTtatcaaaagtaaaagcagAATGTGACATTCAGGCAAACTGTTAAATGTGCCCAGTAGTTAACAGTTGACTACATCAATATGACTAACTGGCTGTGCTCCTTCCATGACTAACCGGGTCTGAGCAAACAGGCCCATGTCTCCACACCACAGCGCACTTATCCTGCCTTACCgctcctttcctcttttctacATACAACCGTTTGACAGGTCACACCTCTGGATGGTGAGACTTTTGTTGGAGCAACAACAGAAAACCGCTCATGAcgaacaacaaacaaacaaatcaactcTGTCCTTGTCCTCACACTGTCCTACAACTGGATTTCCTCAGATACTGTCAAGATTCATCGGCTCCACGATAACATGTGGATTATACACAGTAAATGTGTATATATGGCACCGTGGTTATTCTGTATGTCACTGCCCAATAATCATGTGAACCACAGCGGAGTGTCTAAGGAACAGATGCAGTCGTTTCACAGTGACTCTGTCATGTTGGTTAATGATTAATCTTGAACTTACCTGCCGAAGAGGAGACGCAAGTTAGAAACAGGAGGAGCAGGCAGACTGAGGCGCTGTTAGCGGACATACTGTCCCACCGTGCGGCTCTAAATGTGATCCTGAGCGACATCAGCGCACATCTCTCTGACCCTCATGGCTTCAGCCCCGAGTTACTCAGTCAAACTCACTTCCTCCCTTTTTCTCATGTGTGACTGTGTCGACAGGAAGGGAGTGTTAAGACGTCAGGTAATGTCAGGGCGTGGCCTCGTCGGCCATTTTAGCAGGTACAGGGTTCATAAAAGCCCCTGCAGGCTATAATACGATCTACAAGAGGCCAAATAGATTTCCAGGGTAGAAATAATACACGTATTTCCTGAGGGGACAGGATGCATGTGGCACAACTTTCTTTAACTTCTTTAATCTTTTAAATTTGGCTATTAGAAAGATTAAATTGGTCGGGTGAGCTCAAACGTAGATTTGCTGgctaaaaaacatttttcaaaaatatatataaaaaaaaaaaacacaatccatACAGTCGTCtaaatttttttcatgaaattaaaattacCACCATTGATACTAGGCTAGTATTTTAGTAAGCTATTGTAATTATTGTTCAACAATAAAACTATgattataataaatacattgaCATTATAAAAACATATTCTTAAAGCAAGAGACTATATTTCCTATTTAGAGGCAGAACGGTTGGACACATGTTCAGGATGGAAAAGCATGGTGGATGCAGACAAATCCTGTACTGTAGATTCAAGGTGGATCTCATCATGTCAAAAAGAGAAGTACATGTGGAGTAAATTGATTTAGGCTACAGGAATCAGGTCAGACGAAATCTGAGATATAGCCTATAATcaattttattatcatttaaaCATTAATACAAATAAGCACAAATGGACTTGACATTAGAAATCTAATATAAATATTGAAACTTCCTCTATGCCAATCATAAACAACACTTATTTCTCAGAATGtatagggggggggggggggggactattACAGTTCAACCTCAATATGACTACAGGGTCACTATATACTGCAGGCTATGTGTCCAGCCTATGCACAGCTTAAAGTTCAGTTTTTCAGTGCAAAAGTCCTACACATGGGATAAGGCAAAATCTCTCTAGAAAGATTAAAAACTATATAAACACAGTTGAAAGAGAAAAGTTTCCACAGTTTACGCAGACATAATCTATAGGAAGGCCTACAAGGGTATACAAAACACGTTGGTCCCGGTATAGAATACTATAGGCTTCATTCATTACCTTGGTCGTCCTAATGAGGAGGAGGTCTATGAAGGGTCAAAGAAACAACCCGAACTAGAACAATTGATCAAAAAAGTCCTCCAAACCTCATTCATTCACGTGAACAGTTGAATGGCTACAATTATAGTATAGGCAGCACAGGCTAATGAATATCAAGATTATTTCAATTATCTCGGTCTCCTCTGCTCCATCCCATTAGGCAGGAATCCTGCAATGATGGGGACCGGCCATATGAGAGCAGCAACACTCCACACAATGATGACCAAAGTCATGAAACAAGCCACAAGTGTGGACTCGATGGGCTTCCTGTTCAGCCTCCAACTTTTATCCCCCTTCAGCTCATCGAGGCTGAAATCCACGCAGCAGAAAGTGACCTGATCCCCGGCCTGCTGGCCCCGCGACCGGCCCTGGCCGAACCTGCGGTAGCGGGACATCCCGCAGCCCACGCACAGCCGCAGCTCCTGCTGACCCCCGGTGACCCCGAGGTGCTCAATGACGACGGGCGAGATGGCCCTGTTGAACGACGCGGAGAAAAAAGCCCTTCCGTGGTTGTTGGTGGTGTAGATGAGCACGTCACACTGGAAGCCGAAGCTGCTGTCCCAGCGGGCCACCAGCGAGGTGGGCAGCAGCCGCTGGACGCTCACGTTGCACTGGGACAGAGTCTGCAGGCTGGAGGAGGCGTCGGCCGAGGCGTCGCTCTCCTCCACCGACCTCTTGGAGAAGCGCACGTCCACCTCAAGGTTGGCCAGGAACCGGTTGGAGGAGTTGATGGGCGGCAGGAGGAGGTCTTCGTCGCTCCAGCCTTGGCATCGCTGGATGAGTCCGGCCACCGCGGTCAGAGCCAGGAGCACCGTGGGGGAGTTGTTCAGCATGGCATCGGGCGCGTCTCTCCTGCTCGCATGGTGCTCTGATCCGATCCGCAGGCTAACAACCCAGA from Echeneis naucrates chromosome 6, fEcheNa1.1, whole genome shotgun sequence encodes:
- the LOC115045104 gene encoding CUB domain-containing protein 1-like isoform X2; this encodes MSLRITFRAARWDSMSANSASVCLLLLFLTCVSSSAEAQKLTVKPDRGTTFSISDTQGRGCKVCSGNECDTSLLLKGDTSVSLDFQCSKPQDVFTVEINRSIECTASSCNGHIIQAEYGSLPLMSFNRKFTWNLKASAANAVKIDFSKTGLRQIDPSERCPDRHSYTLWAIQTTGIVTVGKYCTGGPVISAQLLKLGSFSLDIPAGQQLQNGMFDVSAGEEIKSLAKVSLKLPKGSSYADLLSPNYPDSFPDDDVMEWHFEVPNEHKTDIQFLNLTQPSCQKKEAAMEYQMEGKWKWASVLQLQEEQPLRKRGNFTMILRNCEMDRSRAGSPGLSLSIRVSSSNPSSPELCKVDLGQVEDFAIYIEKLRPDSDCEMKMNSVTKEKIEVTSSSELSFLDCHSEDIRVTARRVIACRRLRDCPKAPVRLTLPALPSCLPASLSSITWDLRPPTHGTVELTSPTGPLKQSLPGQPCNDSISIKVDEDEENTIGHFCPHGAIQKIQIHTNMTVTLSTMGSKALKTSYKNVLDACFKEEISERYIFTVSSKKDTPVLLATPGWPKGMKPYATVSWIVSVPEEMEAHVMFANLSQPKCSNRHTNIRVRRLSCLEEHYSRREDEEAESEIVVPGTFYLNMSNCMAEKGDFSVITKVTLRESENLLLAIILSVVAALLVVFVIVLVVVCVVIRKKKKKLSHQVSIYNPNGTIFLPGQTNFPKTREDNESHVYTTIEDTLVYTHLLRKGKEIGVYGESDQPCRGHTDSQKPLVSRDSGASDMETGVYHPFRYSSGQAPPLPVRPPSHPLVDNEIYQKKDQDEEEDSPNLGPRLEPEGGN
- the LOC115045104 gene encoding CUB domain-containing protein 1-like isoform X1 — translated: MSLRITFRAARWDSMSANSASVCLLLLFLTCVSSSAAEAQKLTVKPDRGTTFSISDTQGRGCKVCSGNECDTSLLLKGDTSVSLDFQCSKPQDVFTVEINRSIECTASSCNGHIIQAEYGSLPLMSFNRKFTWNLKASAANAVKIDFSKTGLRQIDPSERCPDRHSYTLWAIQTTGIVTVGKYCTGGPVISAQLLKLGSFSLDIPAGQQLQNGMFDVSAGEEIKSLAKVSLKLPKGSSYADLLSPNYPDSFPDDDVMEWHFEVPNEHKTDIQFLNLTQPSCQKKEAAMEYQMEGKWKWASVLQLQEEQPLRKRGNFTMILRNCEMDRSRAGSPGLSLSIRVSSSNPSSPELCKVDLGQVEDFAIYIEKLRPDSDCEMKMNSVTKEKIEVTSSSELSFLDCHSEDIRVTARRVIACRRLRDCPKAPVRLTLPALPSCLPASLSSITWDLRPPTHGTVELTSPTGPLKQSLPGQPCNDSISIKVDEDEENTIGHFCPHGAIQKIQIHTNMTVTLSTMGSKALKTSYKNVLDACFKEEISERYIFTVSSKKDTPVLLATPGWPKGMKPYATVSWIVSVPEEMEAHVMFANLSQPKCSNRHTNIRVRRLSCLEEHYSRREDEEAESEIVVPGTFYLNMSNCMAEKGDFSVITKVTLRESENLLLAIILSVVAALLVVFVIVLVVVCVVIRKKKKKLSHQVSIYNPNGTIFLPGQTNFPKTREDNESHVYTTIEDTLVYTHLLRKGKEIGVYGESDQPCRGHTDSQKPLVSRDSGASDMETGVYHPFRYSSGQAPPLPVRPPSHPLVDNEIYQKKDQDEEEDSPNLGPRLEPEGGN
- the tmem158 gene encoding transmembrane protein 158, with amino-acid sequence MLNNSPTVLLALTAVAGLIQRCQGWSDEDLLLPPINSSNRFLANLEVDVRFSKRSVEESDASADASSSLQTLSQCNVSVQRLLPTSLVARWDSSFGFQCDVLIYTTNNHGRAFFSASFNRAISPVVIEHLGVTGGQQELRLCVGCGMSRYRRFGQGRSRGQQAGDQVTFCCVDFSLDELKGDKSWRLNRKPIESTLVACFMTLVIIVWSVAALIWPVPIIAGFLPNGMEQRRPR